In Desulfofundulus kuznetsovii DSM 6115, the following are encoded in one genomic region:
- the deoC gene encoding deoxyribose-phosphate aldolase, with protein MTRNQLAAMIDHTLLKPTATTRDIRQLCIEAMAEGFAAVCVNPAHVAYAAKILAGSRVAVCTVIGFPLGATTPSVKKKEAEEAVRNGAREVDMVINIGALKEGNYDLVVADIRGVVEAVTALLPGGLVKVIIETGYLNHGEKITACRLVRQAGAHYVKTSTGFGPGGATVEDVRLLRENLPLEMGVKASGGIRTTGQALALIEAGAGRLGTSAGPALLAGLQAQ; from the coding sequence TTGACCAGAAACCAGCTGGCCGCCATGATTGATCATACCCTGCTTAAACCCACAGCCACCACCCGGGACATCCGGCAACTTTGTATTGAGGCGATGGCTGAAGGATTCGCCGCCGTATGCGTTAATCCCGCCCATGTGGCATATGCCGCGAAAATACTTGCCGGTTCCCGTGTGGCAGTGTGCACGGTGATTGGCTTCCCCCTGGGGGCAACCACGCCGTCCGTAAAAAAGAAGGAAGCTGAAGAGGCCGTCAGAAACGGCGCCAGGGAAGTGGACATGGTCATAAATATCGGCGCCTTGAAGGAAGGAAACTATGATCTCGTTGTGGCCGATATCCGGGGAGTGGTGGAGGCAGTGACCGCCCTTTTACCCGGGGGGCTGGTCAAGGTGATTATTGAAACAGGCTACTTAAACCACGGGGAGAAGATTACCGCCTGCCGGCTGGTACGTCAGGCAGGCGCCCATTATGTAAAAACCAGCACCGGTTTCGGCCCCGGCGGAGCCACGGTGGAAGACGTAAGGTTATTGCGGGAAAACCTCCCCCTGGAAATGGGCGTAAAAGCCTCGGGGGGCATTCGCACCACCGGACAAGCCCTGGCTCTCATCGAAGCCGGGGCTGGCAGGCTGGGTACAAGCGCCGGCCCGGCCCTGCTGGCCGGCCTGCAGGCGCAGTAA
- a CDS encoding glycosyltransferase has protein sequence MAGIRDYQVVVGEQLIEEIYELARQLKGCRVQHINSTLTGGGVAEILKRLVPMMEEAGLEVRWDVIKGDEEFFRVTKTFHNAFHGVPVQITPAMLDTYRRISRENYDLVDPRAGFVILHDQQPLGLAEIRPGHPGRWLWYCHIDPVDVDREVWDFLSPWARRCDAAIYHIQAYARNLGHRQYFMPPAIDPLADKNREVSSTEIAAVMERLGIPADLPLVVQISRFDRLKDPLGVIQAFRLVRQEVLCRLVLAGGGATDDPEGIQVLQEVRQAAAGDPDIFILELPPASDLEINVLQRVAAVVVQKSVREGFGLTVTEAMWKSRPVVASPVGGITVQIIDGETGLAAVTTEEMARAVVRILRDPSLAEKLGQNAREHVKKNFILPIYLKRWLEMLTAEQSYPV, from the coding sequence ATGGCCGGTATCAGGGATTATCAGGTTGTTGTTGGTGAACAACTCATTGAAGAAATTTACGAGCTGGCCCGGCAGCTCAAGGGGTGCAGGGTCCAGCACATTAATTCCACCCTTACCGGGGGCGGGGTGGCGGAAATTTTAAAGCGCCTCGTGCCCATGATGGAGGAAGCGGGCCTGGAAGTGCGCTGGGACGTTATCAAGGGGGATGAAGAATTTTTCCGGGTGACCAAAACCTTTCACAACGCCTTTCACGGCGTGCCCGTGCAAATAACGCCCGCCATGCTGGACACCTACCGCCGGATATCCCGGGAAAACTACGACCTGGTAGACCCCCGGGCGGGCTTTGTCATTCTCCACGATCAGCAGCCCCTGGGCCTGGCCGAAATCCGTCCCGGCCACCCGGGTCGCTGGCTGTGGTACTGCCACATTGATCCGGTAGACGTGGACCGGGAGGTGTGGGATTTCTTGAGCCCCTGGGCAAGGCGTTGTGACGCCGCCATCTATCATATCCAGGCCTACGCCCGGAACCTGGGCCACCGGCAATACTTCATGCCCCCGGCCATCGACCCCCTGGCGGACAAAAACCGGGAGGTATCATCCACTGAGATTGCTGCAGTGATGGAGCGGCTGGGGATACCGGCCGATCTGCCCCTGGTGGTGCAAATTTCCCGGTTTGACCGCCTCAAAGACCCGCTGGGGGTTATCCAGGCCTTTCGACTGGTGCGGCAGGAAGTGCTATGCCGCCTGGTGCTGGCGGGGGGCGGAGCCACCGACGACCCCGAGGGCATCCAGGTGCTCCAGGAAGTGCGCCAGGCAGCCGCCGGTGACCCGGACATCTTTATTCTGGAGCTCCCTCCCGCCAGCGATCTGGAAATTAATGTGCTGCAGCGGGTTGCCGCAGTAGTGGTTCAGAAATCAGTACGAGAGGGTTTCGGGCTGACCGTAACCGAGGCCATGTGGAAATCCCGCCCGGTGGTAGCTTCCCCCGTAGGCGGCATTACGGTGCAGATAATTGACGGAGAGACCGGGCTGGCCGCGGTCACCACCGAAGAAATGGCCCGGGCGGTGGTTAGAATCCTGCGCGACCCCTCCCTGGCAGAAAAACTGGGGCAAAACGCCAGGGAACACGTGAAAAAGAACTTTATCCTGCCCATTTATCTAAAACGGTGGCTGGAAATGCTCACGGCCGAGCAGAGTTACCCGGTATGA